One genomic segment of Amycolatopsis sp. Hca4 includes these proteins:
- a CDS encoding cation acetate symporter encodes MTALAAGGTATSNPVVNTVVFALFVAITLYVVYRAGSRNTSTSDYYAAGSAFTGRQNGIALSGDFLSAASFLGIAGAIAVHGYDGFLYSIGFLVAWLVDLLLIAELTRNTGRFTMGDVISFRMKPRPVRAAAATSTLVISLFYMLAQMAGAGGLVALLLDIHTRLGQALVIGVVGLVMVLYVLVGGMKGTTWVQIIKAGVLMLAVVLMAVFLLGKYGFSFSNLLQAATEKSPLGGHLLEPGGSYGKDDTTKLDFVSLALALVLGLSSLPHLLMRFYTVPNSLEARRSVVWATVCMLVFYACTLVIGFGAAALVGSDEIKSAPGGENSAAPLLALHIGGTLLLGVIAAVAFATILAVVAGLTITASASFAHDVYANIFKRGKAEPADEVRVARLTAIAVGALAIVGGVLANGQNVAFLVALAFAVAASANLSTLLYSLFWKRFNTTGTLWGMYGGLIACLLLVLFSPVVSGAPDSIFKSIDFAWFPLKNPGLVSIPFSFLCGFVGTLVGRPKADAEKQAEMEVRSMTGIGS; translated from the coding sequence ATGACCGCGCTCGCCGCGGGTGGGACGGCCACCAGCAACCCCGTCGTCAACACCGTCGTGTTCGCCCTCTTCGTGGCGATCACCCTGTACGTCGTCTACCGGGCCGGCAGCCGGAACACCTCGACGTCGGACTACTACGCCGCCGGCAGCGCCTTCACCGGCCGCCAGAACGGCATCGCGCTGTCCGGTGACTTCCTCTCGGCGGCGTCCTTCCTCGGCATCGCGGGCGCGATCGCCGTGCACGGCTACGACGGCTTCCTGTACTCCATCGGCTTCCTGGTCGCCTGGCTGGTCGACCTGCTGCTGATCGCCGAGCTGACGCGCAACACCGGCCGGTTCACCATGGGCGACGTCATCAGCTTCCGGATGAAGCCGCGCCCGGTCCGGGCCGCGGCGGCGACGTCGACCCTGGTCATCTCGCTGTTCTACATGCTGGCCCAGATGGCGGGCGCCGGCGGCCTGGTCGCCCTGCTGCTCGACATCCACACCCGGCTCGGGCAGGCGCTGGTGATCGGCGTGGTCGGCCTGGTCATGGTGCTGTACGTGCTGGTCGGCGGGATGAAGGGCACCACGTGGGTGCAGATCATCAAGGCCGGCGTGCTGATGCTCGCCGTCGTGCTGATGGCGGTGTTCCTGCTCGGCAAGTACGGCTTCAGCTTCTCGAACCTGCTCCAGGCCGCCACCGAGAAGAGCCCGCTGGGCGGGCACCTGCTGGAACCGGGCGGCTCCTATGGCAAGGACGACACCACCAAGCTCGACTTCGTGTCGCTCGCGCTGGCCCTGGTGCTCGGCCTCTCTTCGCTCCCCCACCTCTTGATGCGCTTCTACACGGTGCCGAACTCCCTGGAGGCGCGCCGCTCGGTCGTCTGGGCCACCGTGTGCATGCTCGTCTTCTACGCGTGCACGCTGGTGATCGGCTTCGGCGCGGCCGCGCTCGTCGGCTCGGACGAGATCAAGAGCGCGCCGGGCGGGGAGAACTCGGCCGCGCCGCTGCTGGCGCTGCACATCGGCGGGACGCTGCTGCTGGGCGTGATCGCCGCGGTGGCGTTCGCGACGATCCTCGCGGTGGTGGCCGGGCTGACGATCACCGCGTCGGCCTCGTTCGCCCACGACGTCTACGCGAACATCTTCAAGCGCGGCAAGGCCGAGCCGGCGGACGAGGTCCGGGTGGCGCGGCTGACCGCGATCGCGGTGGGCGCGCTGGCGATCGTCGGCGGGGTGCTGGCGAACGGGCAGAACGTCGCGTTCCTGGTCGCGCTGGCGTTCGCCGTGGCCGCGTCGGCGAACCTGTCGACGCTGCTGTACTCGTTGTTCTGGAAGCGGTTCAACACCACCGGCACGCTGTGGGGCATGTACGGCGGCCTGATCGCCTGCCTGCTGCTGGTGCTGTTCTCGCCGGTCGTCTCGGGCGCGCCGGACTCGATCTTCAAGAGCATCGACTTCGCCTGGTTCCCGCTGAAGAACCCGGGTCTGGTGTCGATCCCGTTCTCGTTCCTGTGCGGGTTCGTCGGGACGCTGGTGGGCCGGCCCAAGGCGGACGCGGAGAAGCAGGCCGAGATGGAGGTCCGCTCGATGACCGGCATCGGGAGCTGA
- a CDS encoding GNAT family N-acetyltransferase: MDDDGVGVELRPVAEGDLDLLERLTNDPVAAGEHQWFGWHDPGYLRRRWLETGMLTSETGMLVPTLGGRVLGLVSWHRTRTGPASYCWNMGLVLAPEARGHGYGTEAQRLLVEYLFAHTQLNRVEATTEVGNRAEQRSLEKAGFTREGVLRGYDFRDGEWRDHVLYSVVRSDLAKN; this comes from the coding sequence ATGGATGACGACGGTGTCGGAGTCGAGCTGCGGCCGGTGGCCGAAGGCGACCTCGACCTCCTGGAGCGGCTGACCAACGATCCCGTCGCCGCCGGCGAGCACCAGTGGTTCGGCTGGCACGATCCCGGCTACCTGCGCCGCCGGTGGCTGGAGACCGGGATGCTCACCAGCGAGACCGGCATGCTCGTGCCGACGCTCGGCGGCCGCGTCCTCGGGCTCGTCTCCTGGCACCGCACCCGCACCGGGCCGGCGTCCTACTGCTGGAACATGGGCCTCGTCCTGGCGCCGGAAGCGCGCGGCCACGGCTACGGCACCGAGGCCCAGCGCCTGCTCGTCGAGTACCTCTTCGCCCACACCCAGCTCAACCGGGTCGAAGCGACGACCGAGGTCGGCAACCGCGCCGAACAGCGCTCACTCGAGAAAGCCGGCTTCACCCGCGAAGGCGTCCTTCGCGGCTACGACTTCCGTGACGGCGAGTGGCGCGACCACGTCCTTTACTCGGTCGTGCGCTCCGACCTGGCGAAGAACTAG
- a CDS encoding lytic transglycosylase domain-containing protein, which yields MRTRTGKTEDDPIGAPAEEAAPAAPAPRAPGVAVLTRLLVVLAVLAVAGGGIWLVTRASTPEASPTTTEIPALQVKAADVRPGSVAPAGGAVAGGAEQQTSPQQARPRETGPATLSQWAAQVAAATGVPARALQAYGNAELAMRADQPGCKISWATLAGIGRIESNHGQYAGAVLGADGRPSKPIIGVPLDGSAGVQAIGDTDGGRYDGDPSVDRAVGPMQFIPSTWRKWASDGNGDGLGDPQQIDDAALAAARYLCAGGRDMASPSGWWAGILSYNNSTEYAQKVFGLADGYAKAAQAARKQG from the coding sequence GTGCGCACCAGGACCGGAAAGACCGAGGACGACCCGATCGGCGCTCCTGCCGAGGAAGCCGCCCCCGCCGCACCGGCACCGCGCGCTCCGGGCGTGGCCGTGCTCACCCGGCTGCTCGTGGTCCTCGCCGTGCTGGCCGTGGCCGGCGGCGGGATCTGGCTCGTCACCCGGGCCTCGACGCCCGAGGCGAGCCCGACCACCACCGAAATCCCGGCCCTGCAGGTCAAGGCGGCCGACGTCCGCCCCGGCTCGGTCGCCCCGGCGGGCGGCGCGGTGGCGGGCGGGGCCGAGCAGCAGACATCACCCCAGCAGGCCCGCCCCCGCGAGACGGGCCCGGCGACACTGTCCCAGTGGGCGGCCCAGGTCGCGGCGGCCACCGGCGTCCCGGCGCGGGCGCTGCAGGCGTACGGCAACGCGGAGCTGGCGATGCGCGCGGACCAGCCGGGCTGCAAGATCTCCTGGGCGACACTGGCCGGCATCGGCCGCATCGAGTCGAACCACGGCCAGTACGCGGGCGCGGTCCTCGGCGCGGACGGCCGCCCGTCCAAGCCGATCATCGGCGTACCCCTCGACGGCTCGGCCGGGGTCCAGGCCATCGGCGACACGGACGGCGGCCGCTACGACGGCGACCCGAGTGTGGACCGCGCGGTGGGCCCGATGCAGTTCATCCCGAGCACGTGGCGCAAGTGGGCCTCGGACGGCAACGGCGACGGCCTGGGCGACCCGCAGCAGATCGACGACGCGGCCCTGGCGGCGGCGCGGTACCTGTGCGCGGGCGGGCGGGACATGGCGAGCCCGAGCGGGTGGTGGGCCGGGATCCTGTCGTACAACAACTCGACGGAGTACGCGCAGAAGGTGTTCGGCTTGGCGGACGGGTACGCGAAGGCCGCCCAGGCGGCGCGCAAGCAGGGCTGA
- a CDS encoding MFS transporter — protein MSQQTLDRAPAPARPHRSGLVLAIILTCQLMLVLDATVMNVALPRIQSELGFSATGLSWVMTAYSLVFGGLLLLGGRAGDLFGRRRMFVAGVTVFTLASLAGGLADSAALLIAARVLQGVGAAMAGPSTLALVTTTFTEAKARVRALALFSAMSSGGFAIGLIVGGLLTEWISWRAALFINVPFGLAIAVLAPRFVAEPERRRAHLDLPGAITGTLGVGSLVFAFTHAASDGWGNAVTLGSLAAGLVLLAGFVAIEARTALPLVPLRLFADRNRSAAYVNFFLGPMAMMSMFFFLTQFMQDIRHFAALATGFAFLPMAALIFTMSRLVPRLLPRYGPKPMAVTGSLLMVSGVVWLSFLTTGSTYFPALLGPLLLMGLGAGLSFAPLNVIVMATVPGEDAGAAGGVLQTMQQVGSTLGLAVLVTVFGSVTRSAATTGAQLTVDGMTAAFATAAAFAACTVLVALTFRRVTASARP, from the coding sequence TTGTCGCAACAGACGCTCGACCGCGCGCCCGCACCGGCGCGCCCCCACCGCAGCGGGCTGGTCCTGGCGATCATCCTGACCTGCCAGCTCATGCTCGTCCTCGACGCGACCGTGATGAACGTCGCGCTCCCGCGCATCCAGTCCGAACTGGGGTTTTCCGCCACCGGCCTGTCCTGGGTGATGACCGCCTACAGCCTCGTGTTCGGCGGTCTGCTGCTGCTCGGCGGCCGCGCGGGCGACCTGTTCGGGCGGCGGCGCATGTTCGTCGCGGGCGTCACCGTGTTCACGCTCGCGTCACTGGCCGGCGGCCTCGCCGACTCGGCCGCCCTGCTCATCGCCGCCCGTGTCCTGCAGGGGGTCGGGGCCGCCATGGCGGGCCCGAGCACGCTGGCCCTGGTGACCACGACGTTCACCGAGGCCAAGGCGCGGGTCCGCGCGCTGGCGCTGTTCTCCGCGATGTCCAGCGGCGGCTTCGCGATCGGCCTGATCGTCGGCGGCCTGCTCACCGAGTGGATCTCGTGGCGCGCCGCGCTGTTCATCAACGTCCCGTTCGGACTGGCGATCGCCGTGCTCGCGCCGCGGTTCGTGGCCGAGCCCGAACGCCGTCGCGCGCACCTGGACCTGCCCGGCGCGATCACCGGCACCCTGGGCGTCGGCTCGCTCGTGTTCGCCTTCACCCACGCCGCGTCCGACGGCTGGGGCAACGCGGTGACGCTCGGCTCGCTCGCCGCCGGCCTGGTGCTGCTCGCCGGCTTCGTCGCCATCGAAGCCCGGACGGCGCTGCCGCTGGTGCCGCTGCGGCTGTTCGCCGACCGCAACCGCAGCGCGGCCTACGTCAACTTCTTCCTCGGCCCGATGGCGATGATGTCGATGTTCTTCTTCCTGACCCAGTTCATGCAGGACATCCGGCACTTCGCGGCCCTGGCGACCGGGTTCGCGTTCCTCCCGATGGCGGCGCTGATCTTCACGATGAGCCGGCTCGTGCCGCGGCTGCTCCCCCGCTACGGGCCGAAACCGATGGCCGTCACCGGCTCGCTCCTGATGGTCTCCGGCGTCGTGTGGCTCTCGTTCCTCACCACCGGCAGCACGTACTTCCCGGCGCTGCTGGGGCCGCTGCTGCTGATGGGGCTCGGCGCCGGGCTGTCGTTCGCGCCGCTCAACGTGATCGTGATGGCAACAGTGCCGGGCGAGGACGCGGGCGCCGCGGGCGGCGTGCTGCAGACGATGCAGCAGGTCGGCAGCACGCTGGGGCTGGCCGTCCTGGTGACGGTGTTCGGCTCGGTCACCCGCTCGGCGGCCACGACGGGCGCGCAGCTGACGGTCGACGGCATGACGGCGGCGTTCGCCACGGCCGCGGCGTTCGCGGCCTGCACGGTGCTGGTGGCGTTGACGTTCCGCCGCGTTACAGCTTCTGCCCGGCCTTGA
- a CDS encoding DUF3817 domain-containing protein → MTTSTEGARTAAPLAGPLVRFRTAAYVTGVGLLGLCFVMVLRYAFGNPTPSAVYSPIHGVLYMIYLVLTIDLAIKARWSIKGTVLVLLAGCVPFVSFLVERRVTHKVKAGQKL, encoded by the coding sequence ATGACCACCAGCACCGAAGGCGCCCGCACCGCCGCCCCGCTCGCCGGCCCCCTGGTCCGCTTCCGCACCGCCGCCTACGTCACCGGTGTCGGCCTGCTCGGCCTCTGCTTCGTCATGGTGCTGCGGTACGCCTTCGGCAACCCGACGCCGTCCGCGGTCTACTCGCCGATCCACGGCGTCCTCTACATGATCTACCTCGTGCTCACCATCGACCTGGCCATCAAGGCCCGCTGGTCGATCAAGGGCACCGTGCTCGTGCTGCTGGCCGGCTGCGTCCCGTTCGTCTCGTTCCTCGTCGAGCGCCGGGTGACGCACAAGGTCAAGGCCGGGCAGAAGCTGTAA
- a CDS encoding CaiB/BaiF CoA-transferase family protein — protein sequence MKAGPLSGLKVVELAGLAPGPFATMILSDLGADVVRIDRAQPGEDVLGIGTDPLARGRRSAGINTKTPEGVELVLKLCDTADVLIEGFRPGVAERIGLGPDVVHARNPRLVYGRMTGWGQDGPLARAAGHDINYIGIAGALEPIGRAGERPVPPLNLVGDFGGGGLLLAMGILAALYERNTSGRGQVVDASMVDGAALLTTSLHGIKAAGLWSDERGENMLDGGAPFYDTYETADGKYVAVGAIEMRFWGDLVKVLELDPAELPLHIDKTQWPRLREIVAGAIAKHTRDELVARAEGTDACLTPVLSPIEAASHPHNAARGTFVEIGGMVQPAPAPRFDRTPPATPEAPRVKGSDTEAVLAELGVTDFDALRSAGVIA from the coding sequence ATGAAGGCAGGTCCGCTCAGCGGCCTGAAGGTGGTGGAGCTCGCCGGTCTCGCGCCCGGGCCCTTCGCCACGATGATCCTCTCCGACCTCGGCGCCGACGTCGTGCGCATCGACCGCGCGCAGCCGGGGGAGGACGTGCTCGGCATCGGGACCGACCCGCTCGCCCGCGGCCGCCGGTCGGCCGGCATCAACACCAAGACGCCCGAAGGCGTCGAACTGGTGCTGAAGCTGTGCGACACCGCCGACGTCCTCATCGAGGGGTTCCGGCCGGGCGTCGCCGAGCGGATCGGGCTCGGCCCGGACGTCGTGCACGCCCGCAACCCGCGGCTGGTCTACGGCCGGATGACCGGCTGGGGCCAGGACGGCCCGCTGGCCCGCGCGGCCGGCCACGACATCAACTACATCGGCATCGCCGGCGCCCTCGAACCGATCGGGCGCGCGGGCGAGCGGCCGGTGCCGCCGCTGAACCTGGTCGGCGACTTCGGCGGCGGCGGGCTGCTGCTGGCGATGGGCATCCTGGCCGCGTTGTACGAGCGGAACACGTCCGGCCGCGGCCAGGTCGTGGACGCCTCGATGGTCGACGGCGCGGCGCTGCTGACCACGAGCCTGCACGGCATCAAGGCGGCCGGTCTCTGGTCGGACGAGCGCGGCGAGAACATGCTCGACGGCGGCGCGCCGTTCTACGACACGTACGAGACCGCGGACGGCAAGTACGTCGCCGTCGGCGCGATCGAGATGCGGTTCTGGGGCGACCTGGTCAAGGTCCTGGAGCTGGACCCGGCGGAGCTGCCGCTGCACATCGACAAGACGCAGTGGCCGCGCCTGCGCGAGATCGTCGCCGGGGCGATCGCCAAGCACACGCGCGACGAACTCGTCGCGCGCGCCGAAGGCACCGACGCGTGCCTGACGCCGGTGCTCTCGCCCATCGAGGCGGCGTCGCACCCGCACAACGCGGCGCGCGGCACGTTCGTCGAGATCGGCGGGATGGTCCAGCCGGCGCCGGCGCCGCGGTTCGACCGGACGCCGCCCGCCACGCCGGAAGCCCCGCGCGTCAAGGGTTCGGACACCGAAGCGGTGCTCGCCGAACTGGGCGTCACGGACTTCGACGCGCTGCGGTCGGCGGGGGTGATCGCCTAG
- a CDS encoding TetR/AcrR family transcriptional regulator → MTETAHRTQAQRREQTRTALLDATIDCLVEIGYARTSVQEICARARVSKGAVQHHFTAKAELMAAAVEHLTTKLRRQLAASLDDLPSGGNGVAAAIDLLWAGYSGTLSTAVTELWVAARTDPELRAAIRPVDRALGRATLEHVTQVAGELPPERAEMLFWLTVNLTRGLALDAELGGDPNRRRQLLEEWKRIAVLLYQDATTAPS, encoded by the coding sequence GTGACCGAGACGGCGCACCGGACCCAGGCGCAGCGGCGCGAACAGACCCGCACGGCACTGCTCGACGCCACCATCGACTGCCTGGTCGAGATCGGCTACGCACGCACGTCGGTGCAGGAGATCTGCGCCCGCGCGCGCGTGTCGAAGGGCGCGGTGCAGCACCACTTCACCGCGAAGGCCGAGCTGATGGCGGCCGCCGTGGAGCACCTGACGACGAAGCTGCGCCGCCAGCTCGCGGCCTCGCTCGACGACCTGCCGAGCGGCGGCAACGGGGTCGCCGCGGCGATCGACCTGCTGTGGGCCGGCTACTCCGGCACGCTCTCGACCGCCGTCACCGAGCTGTGGGTCGCCGCGCGCACCGATCCCGAGCTGCGGGCGGCCATCCGCCCGGTCGACCGCGCCCTCGGCCGGGCCACGCTGGAGCACGTCACCCAGGTCGCCGGCGAGCTCCCGCCGGAACGCGCGGAAATGCTGTTCTGGCTCACCGTGAACCTCACCCGCGGGCTGGCGCTGGACGCCGAGCTCGGCGGCGACCCGAACCGGCGACGGCAGCTGCTCGAGGAGTGGAAGCGCATCGCCGTCCTGCTCTACCAGGACGCCACCACTGCGCCGAGTTGA
- a CDS encoding acyl-CoA dehydrogenase family protein has product MPLQLPKSSWSTTELDDLRELARSFLQKEAVPHQERWAAEKKVDRELWTKAGDVGLLCLSIPEEYGGGGGTFAHEAVLYEEQARAGDSAWGVTVHNGIVAHYLLAYASEEKKREWLPKLASGEMVGAIAMTEPGTGSDLQGIKTRAVRDGDHYVINGAKTFITNGFHADLVVVAVKTDPDAGAQGVSLVVVETDTPGFRRGRVLDKVGLKGQDTAELFFDDVRVPAANLLGDAEGQGFFQLMLQLPQERLIIAVTAVAGLEAAVDLTLEYTKERTAFGRPIFSFQNTKFTLAEAATEAAVARAFLDQCIERHLRGELDVQGAAMAKLWTTERVNKVIDDCVQLFGGYGYMTEYPIARAWADVRISRIFGGTSEIMKEIISRSL; this is encoded by the coding sequence GTGCCGCTGCAACTGCCGAAGAGCTCGTGGAGCACGACCGAGCTCGATGACCTCCGCGAGCTCGCGCGGTCGTTCCTGCAGAAGGAAGCCGTCCCGCACCAGGAGCGCTGGGCGGCGGAGAAGAAGGTCGACCGCGAGCTGTGGACGAAGGCGGGCGACGTCGGCCTGCTGTGCCTGTCCATCCCCGAGGAGTACGGCGGCGGCGGTGGCACCTTCGCTCACGAAGCCGTCCTCTACGAAGAGCAGGCGCGCGCCGGCGACAGCGCGTGGGGCGTCACCGTCCACAACGGAATCGTCGCGCACTACCTGCTCGCCTACGCGTCGGAAGAGAAGAAGCGCGAGTGGCTGCCGAAGCTGGCCAGCGGCGAGATGGTCGGCGCGATCGCGATGACCGAGCCCGGCACCGGCTCCGACCTGCAGGGCATCAAGACGCGCGCGGTCCGCGACGGCGACCACTACGTCATCAACGGCGCCAAGACCTTCATCACCAACGGGTTCCACGCCGACCTCGTCGTCGTCGCGGTGAAGACCGACCCGGACGCGGGCGCGCAGGGCGTCTCGCTGGTCGTGGTCGAGACGGACACCCCGGGCTTCCGCCGCGGCCGCGTCCTCGACAAGGTCGGGCTCAAGGGCCAGGACACCGCCGAGCTGTTCTTCGACGACGTCCGCGTGCCCGCCGCGAACCTGCTCGGCGACGCCGAGGGCCAGGGCTTCTTCCAGCTGATGCTGCAGCTGCCGCAGGAACGGCTGATCATCGCCGTCACCGCGGTCGCCGGGCTGGAGGCGGCGGTCGACCTCACACTCGAATACACCAAGGAGCGCACGGCGTTCGGCCGGCCGATCTTCTCCTTCCAGAACACCAAGTTCACCCTCGCCGAGGCGGCGACCGAAGCCGCGGTGGCGCGCGCGTTCCTCGACCAGTGCATCGAACGCCACCTGCGCGGCGAACTGGACGTGCAGGGCGCGGCGATGGCGAAGCTGTGGACCACCGAGCGCGTCAACAAGGTGATCGACGACTGCGTGCAGCTCTTCGGCGGCTACGGCTACATGACCGAGTACCCGATCGCGCGGGCCTGGGCCGACGTCCGCATCTCCCGGATCTTCGGCGGCACCAGCGAAATCATGAAGGAAATCATCTCCCGCTCGCTCTGA
- a CDS encoding crotonase/enoyl-CoA hydratase family protein, with translation MSRNVLVQRADAVTTITIDRPAARNAVDGPTAAELADAFRAFDADPDAAVAVLTGAGGAFCAGADLKAIGTDRMNRTHPDGDGPMGPTRMALGKPVIAAVHGPAVAGGLELALWCDLRVADTTAVFGVFCRRWGVPLIDGGTVRLPRLIGQSRAMDLILTGRPVDATEAVEIGLANRLVPAGEAVSAAQELARQLAAFPQACLRGDRRSALAQWGESEEDALTAEFAAAMGTGVLAAEAVDGAARFTAGEGRHGTFT, from the coding sequence ATGTCCCGGAACGTGCTGGTGCAACGGGCCGACGCGGTGACGACGATCACCATCGACCGCCCGGCCGCCCGCAACGCCGTCGACGGGCCCACGGCGGCCGAGCTGGCCGACGCGTTCCGCGCCTTCGACGCCGACCCGGACGCGGCCGTCGCGGTGCTGACCGGGGCCGGCGGCGCGTTCTGCGCGGGTGCCGATCTCAAGGCGATCGGCACCGACCGGATGAACCGCACTCACCCGGACGGGGACGGCCCGATGGGGCCCACCCGGATGGCGCTCGGCAAGCCGGTGATCGCGGCGGTGCACGGGCCGGCCGTCGCCGGCGGGCTCGAGCTGGCGCTGTGGTGCGACCTGCGGGTGGCCGACACGACGGCGGTGTTCGGCGTGTTCTGCCGCCGCTGGGGCGTCCCGCTGATCGACGGCGGGACGGTCCGGCTGCCGCGGCTGATCGGCCAGTCCCGCGCGATGGACCTGATCCTCACCGGACGCCCGGTCGACGCGACCGAGGCCGTGGAGATCGGCTTGGCCAACCGGCTGGTCCCCGCGGGCGAGGCCGTCTCCGCGGCCCAGGAGCTGGCCCGGCAGCTGGCGGCGTTCCCGCAGGCGTGCCTGCGCGGCGACCGGCGGTCGGCACTGGCCCAGTGGGGCGAGTCCGAAGAGGACGCGCTGACCGCGGAGTTCGCCGCGGCCATGGGCACGGGCGTCCTGGCCGCCGAGGCGGTCGACGGCGCGGCCCGCTTCACCGCCGGCGAAGGCCGCCACGGCACCTTCACGTGA
- a CDS encoding DUF485 domain-containing protein — protein MYDVARPAPGNALEETSRFPVLPAGSAPAGAPPRRPAAPPEPDYPAIQASPEFVSLRRRFRGFVFPLSFAFFAWYMTYVLLAAYAHEFMSRKVFGQVNVGILLGLGQFASTALITWFYLRYARRRLDPRVAELRARAGLVDGKRR, from the coding sequence ATGTACGACGTAGCGCGGCCCGCGCCGGGCAACGCCCTCGAGGAGACGAGCCGGTTCCCGGTCCTGCCCGCCGGGTCCGCCCCGGCCGGGGCGCCGCCCCGCCGGCCCGCCGCTCCCCCGGAGCCCGACTACCCCGCGATCCAGGCCAGCCCGGAGTTCGTCTCGCTGCGACGCCGGTTCCGCGGCTTCGTCTTCCCGCTGAGCTTCGCCTTCTTCGCCTGGTACATGACGTACGTGCTGCTGGCCGCGTACGCGCACGAGTTCATGAGCCGCAAGGTGTTCGGCCAGGTCAACGTGGGGATCCTGCTCGGACTCGGCCAGTTCGCCAGCACCGCGCTGATCACCTGGTTCTACCTGCGCTACGCGCGCCGCCGGCTCGACCCGCGGGTCGCCGAGCTGCGGGCGCGCGCGGGCCTCGTGGACGGGAAGCGCCGATGA
- a CDS encoding TetR/AcrR family transcriptional regulator, with protein MPDTERPMRADARRNYERIVAAANDLFTTQGADVPLDDVAKKAGVGAGTLYRHFPTREKLFEAVYRDEITVLADRAFALHEELPPWEALEAWLRAQVTWVVERHKLATILKESIDSGSETFLYCQKRLREATGVLVEAAQEAGLVRPDVVGADVLRLGHGAGMAVRNCSPEDGERVLEVILDGLRA; from the coding sequence ATGCCGGACACGGAGCGTCCGATGCGCGCGGACGCGCGCCGCAACTACGAGCGCATCGTCGCGGCGGCGAACGACCTCTTCACCACCCAGGGCGCCGACGTGCCGCTGGACGACGTCGCCAAGAAGGCCGGCGTCGGCGCGGGCACCCTCTACCGGCACTTCCCCACGCGGGAGAAGCTCTTCGAGGCGGTCTACCGCGACGAGATCACGGTGCTCGCCGACCGCGCGTTCGCCCTGCACGAGGAGCTGCCGCCGTGGGAGGCCCTCGAGGCGTGGCTGCGCGCCCAGGTCACCTGGGTCGTCGAGCGGCACAAGCTGGCGACGATCCTCAAGGAGTCGATCGACTCCGGGTCGGAGACGTTCCTGTACTGCCAGAAGCGGCTTCGCGAAGCGACGGGGGTGCTCGTCGAAGCGGCGCAGGAGGCCGGGCTGGTCCGGCCGGACGTCGTCGGCGCCGACGTCCTCCGGCTGGGGCACGGCGCCGGGATGGCCGTGCGCAACTGCAGCCCGGAGGACGGCGAGCGCGTGCTCGAGGTGATCCTGGACGGCCTGCGCGCCTGA